The DNA window CTAAGGAGCCCTGGTCAGCTAAGTTTAGTTTCGGGGACTTGGCTCATTACTCTGGCTCATTAAAATCGTTTTTTTGTTAGATATTTGAAAGAAAGTCTCCCTTTCCttcataaacatttcaaaaaggttGTTTTCTCGCTGATTCAGCAGACCAGAAGTCAGTCTACGAGACAACATTGAATATCCTAAAAGGTCCGAAGGTCATAGTTCAAGTGAGAGTCGCCATATTGAGATTGCGCATCGTACACGCTGTGTTGTTTTCGGTTCTTATTTTTGCGGAAAACGTAGCCTTCAGACAAATTATACCAACAAACCAGCTATCTGCGCTATTTACTAGGTAGCGATCATCGGAAGAAACATGCCGCCAACAATACAAAGCGGCGATAGAAGTGATCGTGATCGGAAGTAAGTACCGTGTACCGTTTTTCGACttttacttttaagttttaCATGATGTGTGTCATTCGGCGAAGTCTCATCTTAAAACCCTACTTGTATGGATGTACTTTACACTTCACACAAAAGTGAGAATCGAGTCACGGACACACGCACGCCATGCACGCCATAAATAGCGCCATCTCGAGTGTCttattgtaaatgtacatgcatgtagttgtacacattgttttagtttcatttattttaatcatagacagGCTCCTCTGCACTGAGGGTGGATGATTTAATACAATAGGTAGATTTCTGAAAATGAAACGTTTACTTTACACTTCCTCTGTGTTTTTAAGTATGTGTAGCtttgtatgcgtgcgtgcgtgcgcgcgcgcgcgtgtgtgtgtgtgtatatctgtgtgtgtatgtgtgtgtgtctctgtgtgtgtgtgtgtatatctgtgtgtgtgtctgtgtgtgtgtgtatctgtgtgtgtgtgtatctgtgtctgtctgtctgtgtgtgtgtgtgtgtgtgtgtgtgtgtgtgtgtgtgtgtagattaAGGAACACAATGTACAACGTTTTAGTAAAATTATAATCCATATCATATGCTGATATGAACCAATGCTAATTACTAAGTTCATCAATGTTTGTTCATGAGCTATACATAATCTTGAGTCAAAATTGCATACTACATGTAATCATGATGTAATTCAACACAAAACCAGCTATGGAAGCTGTTTTACGGGGGGTaggaccaactcggcccattgccaactcgtcccatcgccaactcggcccacgttattgccaactcggcccattcacatgccaactcggcccatttacatgccaactcggcccattcacatgccaactcggcccatttacatgccaactcggcccacgcacgtcatgacgaaaatgtttgtgtcatttaaagccaaGGTCTTGAGTCGATGAcgtgataatatcaaatactagtaatattcatataatcaGAGAAAAAATCCTTTGCTCCAAGCACCGACATcggtatactactactacttgtaAAGACACTATGGattgacatactagtacatatacaatgtagatcgcATGAATTTACTGAAGGGGTTGAGGAACACAGGACTTATATCGATCAAATGAAACAGGAAAACATTAATTCTGTGTTCACTATACACGATGCATGCCATTTCCTAGTCGCGCTTGCATACAGTTTGTCGTCCCTTCGGTGTTGAGGGTACAGTAACGTAGACCCATTCACCGTCGGCAGGACGGGCTACCATTacctatctacatgtatttcaatataacaACGTGTCCGTTTGACGCACCGTTCACACCACTGATATTAACGCGATTTGACTCGCCCCTTTTTTCAACTCTCCctaatcatggatgtattatcttactaatacatccatgcccCGACACGGGCTCACCCGAACATCACTATGAGAGAtcgaaatttacatgatttttcgCTGGTGGTGCTCCTGAGATATGTGACTGATCACAACTGCTTACGGGTTTGGAGGCGTGGTTCCGgggtagtctagttccatgCCCCCTTTCTGCCGGGGATAGGCGTGTCGCGCTGTTTACAGGATGTGGTACATGTGtgtcatgaaatcttttatgaaTTGACTGTAAGATACCATTGACCTTCCGAAATGTACTACACCGTACTACCTTTTCATCTAATATGCTGAGATGAATTATCTTGTAACTGATCACAATACTGATATTCAACCAAAAAACTACACTGTTATATTGTTATTTGGGAACGGAAATAAATGTAATAGTAGTGTTTTCAGTCACGGGATTTTCTTGTCTGTGGTACAGGGAGGTGTCTACATTTCctgtttatttgtgtaattgAGAGGACGATGAGCGACGCTAATTGAGTAGGTGTTAAGTGCCAGTTGTCAAACGCCTTCATAAAACGATATACTAGTACTGTATTTTCAAGTGATGATCAAAAATTTGAAATGGGCAGACTTTTCAGTTTTCACAAACTATTATCGAGAGAAAGAACGGAAAGTGGACGAATATCATACATATGgtattaaaagttttttttatgtttaaaatTGACTTCCTACGAACAAGTTATTGGCGTTTTAATAGGTTGCCGCATTTCTTATTCGGATCCGGTTCGATCCGCCGTCAATTTGTCAAGATTGTTCAATACATAAGGGAAAAGATcaatatttcattgtctgaAAAAAACGAGAACAACAAAGTTCATTTAgtatggcgggggggggggtgttaattttatattgaaattgtgTCAGTTTATTTTAATGCATACAGATGACTCGACCGAAGCCTGTCAATCATCCGTAGATTAGTCGGCACACCGGACAGTTCGTTTGCCTTTTGACACCATTTGCAAATGGTCAAAGTTATTCAACAACTTGAcactttaaagaaaaaataaattaactttACCACCAATGTTATATGAATAGTTATAAacctttatttattttctacgAGATAAAAGCATATTGAAATGTCTCCATCAAACAAACCGAAACAACATAATTCCAAAATAATCTGACACACTACGCTTGATCGTTTCTCATTCAACATGTAGCTACCCGATACGGGGGTCTGCTATAACAGCCTACGCGTGTCGATCGTTGCTAACTTTTAATAGTTCCAACAAACCATGGAAGTAAAAGCGCCTTGTACTTCCATGGACAGGCCAAGTTTCACgaaatactttaatttcaacaGTCGTCTTCCCAAcgattaataaaaaaaagatcaacccATTTTAGAGTGCATGTCGTGTCGAAGTGGGCGATACGTTAGTAATAAACGCAATcgtttatttcaaagtgtttcgGTTTTGAAGTTACAATCACATCGAGTTGTACATCTTGACTACTTAGTATTTACGAATTGACGAATAGGGGACAAAATATCTATAGTCAagttggcagagagtgggccgagttggcagagagtgggccgagttggtgggccgagttggcagacggtgggccgagttggtgggccgagttggtagacggtgggccgagttggtgggccgagttggaaatgggccgagttggacgtGCACCGTTTTACGGTTGCCATACAAAAatagaatgaaagaatgaagacaaataaatACAGTTTAGACATATTAAAAATCATGACAagcaaaaacatacaaacaaaaataatttgtttaaatATGTGCAcactctttttttaaaattaatatttaggTGAAGTAAGAaacatgtaataaaaaattataatGTAATTTATGGCAATCAtaaagttgacatttttaaaattagCTTTCAAGTTCATTGGGTGTAAAATTGATACTGTATTTTTACTCACTTCTTGAACtgaattgtgatttttttcttacTTCTGTACGGTAGGTCCAGATTAACAGGTCCAGCAAGGTAAGACATGATACTCATATCGATGATATAAGTAAAGAattgaaatattgatgaaatgagaaatgaaaagtcatatttatttatgtatccATACATTGTGTCTGTCTTAGATATTAAAACATTAATGAAATACAGAATATGCTTTTGCACTAACTGAGAAGAGTATGTCTAAGATCAAAGACATTACTTGAGTAACTCATCAACTTTGCTGATTGAAGATGAGAATAATCTGACATGATGTATTTTGAGAATGTTACATCAAATCTTTTGTACCAACTTTGTATGTAGGTATTCAGAAGACTGATATACACTTTAATTGATCAGGAACACacatatgtgtaatatttagagcaaatttgaaaaaaagtataCTATCTCTTGGTTACATCAGTGTTCTGTTCCATTTTACATTTGATCCTAAATGTTCATATTTCAGATCTGATTTGGTATGTCGAGTGAAGTATTGTAACAACCTGCCAGATATTCCCTTTGATCCAAAATTTATCACATATCCTTTTGAACCAAACCGTTTTGTACAGTACAACGCCACATCACTGGAAAGAGCCTACAAACATGAATTATTAACAGAACATGATCTAGGAGTGACTATAGATCTGATTAATCCACTGACATATATGATAGATCCAAATGGTAAGTCTGCAAACACTACATTCATATCATCACAGCAGAACTGCTGCAACATAAAAACTCTTGAGATTCAAGTATTTCATAGCACAAAGACTTTACTACACTATCTGGCTGGGCAGTATTCTTTGACTCAGAATATTCTGGCCAAACAGTATTTCCAAGCCTGATAGCCCAATCTCTTAGCTATGTAGTTCAACATGTCATGTAAGGAAACCTGCTATTGAAAATATCCCTCTTCTCAATTAGCAACTCAACTTGAATGTCACATTTTGTAGAATTATATCTGTTTATTGACCATTTACTACTCGTTGGTTTATGACACAAGAAGTTTTCAAAATGTGTGGGCATGTGCAGAAAAGTGTGCTAGTTGCATATGACATGAATGCCTAGGACTTAGAAGATGAGATGAAAGAATTGTATTTTTACAGTGAGAAATGGCAAGTCTAGTCAGTGTTTTGAAAAGTGGTGATAAATTTAGAAGATGCCGTAATGTTTCCCATGTCCCATCTGCTCTaactttgtatgttttatgttgtAGCTGTCCTTGATCCAGCAGATGAAAAACTTTTAGAGGAAGAAATTTCAACACCAGGAGATTCAAAAAGgtattatgtagtattatatGATGATTTTACATGAATTTTGATGTTCTGTGAGGAAGTTATGAAAGAAGTCAAGCTATAGTCTTATAATTACCGGCAGATAATAAACTGTTTGGCATGACAAACGTATCAAAGCTCCATAATTCTATTGATCTGTTCCACTGACTCATTTTGTAAAGCTGATCATAAGTAAAATTTGCTACATGACTAGCTGTGTGTTGATGTAAGTGGAAATTtggaaatttgaagtttgttgaGTGGCTTTGTGCAGAGCAATATTAAAGTTTGTCAACTCTACTAGGTTCTCAAGATATTTTAATTCCCAACAAAGTTATGGTACAAATTAACATAACAGTACACTGTGTGGAAACTATTTACCTGAATTCCTTCTTTCTATTACTGGTGTTGCCAAACCTAAGGAAAAGTATGCCCACATAAAAAAGCCGTCCTAAAAGGACCCTTCTGGCATTCAGTGTCCAGAGTGAGTGATATCAATAAGTCTTGACTCATGGTCTTTTGTTTCAGGTCAAGACAACATGCAAAGACTGTATCCTGGCTCAGGAAAACTGAATACATCTCAACAGAGTACAATAGATTTACACACAGCAGTGAGAAAGCAGAAACAAAGTAAGTGAGACACTACTATGAATCAATGACAACATATACACCCCACAGTATTAATGAGTTCCAGGTCAACTCGCAGTCATTTtggataatatatatatacctgtacatAATGGTGCTATTCAGTTCTACTATTTGTAATTGCTTCTAACTTACAGACCTCAAGTCATTACCATTAATTGATTTCATATATATAGAAGAAAAATTTGCCATTGAAGCACTAAGAATAATCCATAATGAGTGATTTCTTTAAATGAGGGGGTTGGGATGCTAGCTTATCTCTTTGAAACATGGTGTGCAGCGGTCAGAATAGTTTTGAACTGATTGTCAGGTAATCTGTAAGTGTACACTTCATGTTATGTATCTATCtgtaagtgtagtacagtacactTCATGATATGTATCTATCCATATGTTACAGAGTTGGCGCTAGTTTACGGAAACAATTTGCAGATGAAGATCTTTACAGGGTgagatatctacatgtattacactCAACTTTGTGATTTGGGTATTGTAATAACACTCAACTTTGTGATTTGGGTATTGTAATAACATTCAGCTTTGTGATTTGGGTATTGTAATAACACTCAGCTTTGTGATTTGGGTATTGTAATAACACTCAGCTTTGTGATTTGGGTATTGTAATAACACTCAGCTTTGTGATTTGGGTATTGTAATAACACTCAGCTTTGTGATTTGGGTATTGTAATAACACTCAGCTTTGTGATTTGGGTATTGTAATGACACTGTTCAAAGAAAGAGTTCTGGCACTCACTCTTCTCGGATCGTATTTTGCTATTTCAAGAATTGATTGAAAGTCTTTGTACAAAAAGATTTATACTACAAATTTATCAGAGTGTATAGGAAATGCCATCAATAATTGCCAAATAAGTCACATTTTGCTATACTAGATGTTGCTTGGTATTTTCCAAGAACAAGTTAGATAAAAACACTTCCATATTAAATTCCCATAGCACACCATACCAAACTAATTTTAGATAGGTGATTGGATATATGACATGCATTTCGACAAGTTTAACTTGAATCTAACATTTTCCCTACTCCCACTTTCAGGATCGTGACAGCCAGATAGCTGCCATTGAAAAGACTTTTGATTTGGCCAAAGAACCTGTGAGTTACTTTTAAAGTTTTCATTTCCTGTATAGTAAGGATAAACtttaatgtaaaatattttttgttgatgtacatcagtTCTATTGATAGTTGTTTCATACTCAACCCAGTAATTAAaattatgtgtaatgttttgtaAGCAATTTGTGAAATTCAACATGGAATAACAACCTATTTTTGGACAGTTGATGTAAACTGTGGTCACACATATTTAGGGGTTTCTTACTTTACAAGAGACACACAATACTTCTATCAACTGTATCCCTGTTTACACTTTCATAAAACACTTACTAAATATTGCTACTTAAGGTAGGAATTAGGTGGTTTGCTTTTGGCATAGAAATAGGAAGGTGTCCAGAAACTTGCTTGCAGCAGTCCCAATAAAGAACACCTACATACACTACATGAGGTCTCTTGAAAACATGCTTTCTATGTTGCTCCTAATGTTACATTCTGATACACCTGATGTtagtttttttctgtgtgtaaCCTGGAGTGCTACCGTAGTTATTCTGATCAactaatttatatattttacttttcattttattttaattcttagATTCTACAACATTACAGTAAACCTAATGTGACACCAGTTGAAACATTCCCAGTATTCCCAGACTTTGACGTAAGTACAGTACTCGcagaaaatttgtcaaaatcagATTCTCAAGAGGAAATATAGACCTTGTTGTATTCACATCATCAGAAGAGTATACTAAAATATTAAGATCATCACAAtgttctatcaaattttagaaattATATCTGCACAAGTTCTGATAATATCATTTCCCAATATTGTCCTCTGCCAGATAGGAATGCATGAGGGATATTGGCTTTCTCATTGTGTCAAATATATTTCTCACATGTAGCTGACCAAAGAAAGGTATTCAAAAATATTGACTCATAACATCATAACTCTGAACATCAATGTTTTATCTGTAGAACTGGATCCATCCATGTGCTCAGGTTATTTTTGACAATGACCCAGCAGTCAAGGATAAGTCTGTTCACCATCAGCTAGAAGAAATGTCACAAGCAATGATTAGGTATGTCCTTGTCCTTGTTAGATGATTTTGTCAAGATTTCAATAGATCTTCTGGTCTGTTCTGAATCACATGATTGTCATGTGACTTAGCCTGTTGGCCAATCATCAAACTGCAGAGTGCAGagtggatttttttttgtgCATGGTCTTCTCTGTTGATATACCTTTTACTGGTAAATGTTACTgcattatttacataaattttgatatgtattggtagtgattttatttataaaatagtCATTGTGTGTACAACTCCAGGGTGTAAAGGTGGTTTCATGCTCATTTATAACTATATATCCAAAAAGCATTCACTTTCAAGTTTTACCACTGGACATAGAGATAACTGATACAGTCACTTGCTGCAGTGTTACTAATACCATGATGTTGTAATCACTGTTTGTTTTCAGGGGTATGGTGGATGAAAGTGGGGAACAGTTTGTGGGTTATTTCTTACCAAATGATGAGACTAAGAGGAAGAGGAAGAGAGACTTTGAAGAGGATATAGAGTATATGCCAGAGGAAGAGTAAGTTGAACTCTCCAAGTTACAGAGTATGTGTATGGTAAAGTGTGTGTCTAATGTATCATGATTGTGTTGATTGTATGCATGTGTcctgtgtgtatttgtgtgcatatgcatgtgaccaatggtgtgtgtgtgtgtgtgtgtgtgtgtgtgtgtgtgtgtgtgtgtggatatgtgCATTCATGTGCTTGTGTCCTCTGTGTGTTTTAAATGTTCTTTGTGTGTATGgctttgtctgtgtgtgtgtgttacattacaGTAATATAAATTGAGCCAGCAGGTACATTTATTTGTATCTCCCAGTGTGGCCAAGGCATTGTTCTGTATAAGTATGAGTATGCCCATGTATTTATCTCATTATGTTACATGTTTTCAGGGTACATTGCAAAATCACCAGTCTATAGGTTTATACATTAGTGAGTTTATCTCTGTGTTTGTCTGCCAAGTGTCTATGTACTAGTATTGATGTAATGTCTGTAGTGAGCTTTGATAGTTCTCATAACTGTACAATACAGTATGTATAGTTATATTTAGATGTAATATGTCccatatatgtatcaatatatggCAAGACGAGTGAGACTTGGCCCAGACAGGAAATAACTGGCTCTAATACACTACATGATTGCTTTCATCATAGGTACGAGTACAAGATGGTCCGGGAATACAATTGGAATGTGAAAAATAAAGCAACCAAAGGTTATGAAGAAAATTACTTCTTTGTGATCAGACCTGATGGTGTGTATTACAATGAATTAGAAACAAGGTAAGACTGACTATATGTATTAGCTGTCCACTTTTCTGTCAGAATATTAATTATACCATATTTgtatatgtcatttacatgtcagCTATGTATAATTTGACAAcgttcatatgcaaattttagtgTTGGgtaaatttaaaaattatttttacttcATATTTATTTAGAAATTTTAAAATCATGTGTGAAAGAAATTGTTTTTAAGAAGTACAGAATgtatttgtcacattttaataAGTGCGCCCTCATGTGGCAGAATTTGCAAGAACCTATTGTTTTCTTTTCCAACATATTCTTTGTCATCCCTTTTGTAACAGAGTACGACTCAGCAAGAGAAGAGCAAAGGGTACAGTAGTTGCAAGTAATTCATTGCTTGTGGTCAAACATCGTGATTTGAGTGAACAGGAAACAGGTCAACAGGTGAGTAATGCCTGCTAATCATCTACCAACTGTGACAATTGATATGCAGAGTTACTCA is part of the Glandiceps talaboti chromosome 2, keGlaTala1.1, whole genome shotgun sequence genome and encodes:
- the LOC144450165 gene encoding RNA polymerase II-associated factor 1 homolog isoform X2, with translation MPPTIQSGDRSDRDRKSRLTGPARSDLVCRVKYCNNLPDIPFDPKFITYPFEPNRFVQYNATSLERAYKHELLTEHDLGVTIDLINPLTYMIDPNAVLDPADEKLLEEEISTPGDSKRSRQHAKTVSWLRKTEYISTEYNRFTHSSEKAETKVGASLRKQFADEDLYRDRDSQIAAIEKTFDLAKEPILQHYSKPNVTPVETFPVFPDFDNWIHPCAQVIFDNDPAVKDKSVHHQLEEMSQAMIRGMVDESGEQFVGYFLPNDETKRKRKRDFEEDIEYMPEEEYEYKMVREYNWNVKNKATKGYEENYFFVIRPDGVYYNELETRVRLSKRRAKGTVVASNSLLVVKHRDLSEQETGQQDARLTQLEPAVQEEEEPEAEEEEEEGMEEEAAAEDEEKEGKEEEEEEAEEEEKENASDENEESGSEKEGSGAEEERESGQEANEAGSENENEEGSGSEKGESSSSSSSSSSGESDSESEEERRNEEEIFGSASESEDDDGDAKSESEDSD
- the LOC144450165 gene encoding RNA polymerase II-associated factor 1 homolog isoform X1, with protein sequence MPPTIQSGDRSDRDRKSRLTGPARSDLVCRVKYCNNLPDIPFDPKFITYPFEPNRFVQYNATSLERAYKHELLTEHDLGVTIDLINPLTYMIDPNAVLDPADEKLLEEEISTPGDSKRSRQHAKTVSWLRKTEYISTEYNRFTHSSEKAETKVGASLRKQFADEDLYRDRDSQIAAIEKTFDLAKEPILQHYSKPNVTPVETFPVFPDFDNWIHPCAQVIFDNDPAVKDKSVHHQLEEMSQAMIRGMVDESGEQFVGYFLPNDETKRKRKRDFEEDIEYMPEEEYEYKMVREYNWNVKNKATKGYEENYFFVIRPDGVYYNELETRVRLSKRRAKGTVVASNSLLVVKHRDLSEQETGQQDARLTQLEPAVQEEEEPEAEEEEEEGMEEEAAAEDEEKEGKEEEEEEAEEEEKENASDENEVAESGSEKEGSGAEEERESGQEANEAGSENENEEGSGSEKGESSSSSSSSSSGESDSESEEERRNEEEIFGSASESEDDDGDAKSESEDSD